A single genomic interval of Helianthus annuus cultivar XRQ/B chromosome 13, HanXRQr2.0-SUNRISE, whole genome shotgun sequence harbors:
- the LOC110900863 gene encoding uncharacterized protein LOC110900863, with translation MAFYMDESQLYKCSKHPSRRRVSGICAKCLRERLVTLCPDCATARPCDCSPAPADSSSSSSTSSTSFSLFSFSRGGSRRDSGSVTGGSDPTLRKSRSVAVSFLRSRSRHAGTGNGTETGDCVTDNNNVLLPKVSRSKINFWSVFMVSKSKKCELHVDDTGVDEELNKCDDNNNNSNSNNNPVMMRSRSVAVGGGNGFTPASVKQKGWFGYSKPPRSVAVS, from the coding sequence ATGGCGTTCTACATGGACGAATCACAACTCTACAAATGCTCCAAACATCCATCACGGCGGCGCGTGAGCGGCATCTGCGCCAAATGCCTCCGCGAACGCCTCGTAACTCTCTGCCCTGACTGCGCCACCGCTCGTCCCTGCGACTGTTCTCCGGCTCCGGCTGACTCATCGTCATCTTCCTCCACATCTTCCACTTCCTTCTCTCTCTTCTCCTTCTCCCGCGGCGGTAGCCGCCGTGATTCCGGTTCCGTCACCGGCGGTTCCGATCCGACGTTGCGTAAATCGAGATCCGTTGCGGTTTCATTCCTCCGATCGAGATCTAGACACGCCGGCACCGGAAACGGAACTGAAACCGGTGATTGCGTTACGGATAATAATAACGTTTTGCTGCCGAAGGTTAGCCGGAGTAAGATTAATTTTTGGTCGGTGTTTATGGTTAGTAAGAGTAAGAAGTGTGAGTTACATGTTGATGATACTGGAGTTGATGAAGAATTGAATAAGTGTGAtgataacaataataatagtaatagtaataataatccGGTGATGATGAGGTCTAGATCGGTGGCTGTTGGTGGCGGAAACGGTTTTACTCCGGCGTCGGTGAAACAGAAGGGGTGGTTTGGGTATTCAAAGCCTCCAAGGTCTGTTGCTGTTTCATAG